Within Candidatus Saccharibacteria bacterium, the genomic segment AAAATGGGCGCCGAAACTGCTGAAGCAAATGAAAACTCAGGTCGCGCCGCTGCACAGCAAATAGTCAATTTCTTCGCTACAGGCGACCGTATTTTTCAAGTCAACAAGTAGCTGCTACTTGTGCTTCTTTTTGTCTCCGTCGGGTTTCCAGCGCGTCATGAAAAGATGCAGGATGGTTATTGTCGCTCCTGCAATTACAAAAGACGTCTCAAGATTATTGAGCTCGTGCCAAAGCTGAGTAGATTTTATTGCAGTCTGCTGCGTGACCGACATGTACGGGACTGCAATAAGCGCCAAAAGCCCGCCACCGGCCGCGGCGGCAATCGCCCCAAGAAATAGTTTCAACCCCTTTAGCTTTTTTCGGCTGAAATAGAGTACGAGCGGTACAGGAAGCATGAGTAACCCCAGCTGCGTCCACTGCATAGTAACGAGTGCATTAGATTTGCTTGCGCCAGCTATTACGCTAGTGACATCTCCCGCGACATAGGTTGCTAACATGCTCCCCATACAAATGCTTAAAAAAACTAGCATTCCGTTGGAGCGCAGCAACACTGTCGCCAACGGTGGTAACACTACAAGACAAGCAAGAATGGCAAACTCCATATGCTCAACTATACCATAACCATATTGGCTCGTTCGGAGTCCAATACTACAATACTTTTACACATCTGTCCCAACTGGGACAAAAATGTAGATATGAATAGAATTACTATTGGCTAGAAAGAAAGGGTTTGGCCGGTGTGAATGCCGCTGCGGGCGGCTTCGCCAGTATTGAGCTCTATGACATATTTCGCCGGTTGATCCGGACAATAGCTCTGCGGGTACGTGCTAGGAGAAACTGCCTGCTCAATATGTGTCACTCGTTTTTGCGCATCGAGCCATATGATATCAATACTAAATTTCATATCCTTCATCCAAAAACAAACCTTTTCGGGAGTCTCAAACACGAACAACATACCCTTGCCTTTTGCTAAATTTTTACGATCCCCTAGCCCCTTTTCTCTCAAAGCTGGGCTAACTGCCTTCTCGAGATTGTATGAATAATTGCCATGATTAAGAGTGACCGAAGAATGATTTTGCATTTTCAGAACTATACCAAATACGAGCAATGCGAAGGCTAAAACTAGCGCGGTATCTCTTTTTTTTATAGCTAATCCACCCATACTTATTTATGTCACCCTGGCAATTCGAATGTCTCTTTTATAGCCTGGACTAGTTGCTGTGTTTTAAGATTTAGGTCACCCTTCGCGATAGTTTTTCCGAGCTTCATTATTTTTAAGATTCTTTTACCCTTTCCAATAATTTCGCCTTCGTTATGGCGACAAAAGATTAGCATGGTGTCTTCGGCTCTGGCATCCTTGAGAGAATAACCTTCCTTGACAAATTCAACCCTATTTCCTACTAGCTTGTAGACTCCTGGCCTGATATGTTTTTTTAGAATTATATCTTCGTCAGACTGATTATTTAGGATTAATAATGAGCCGGGCTTTTTGTAACGAGCAGCACTTGGTAGAGCATCGTTGCCAGTTACTTCATAGCGAAAATTACCTAGCTCCAGTACATGCAGTAGCATGAAAGGTATCTTGTCGTTCATCATCTGCATATCACTAATAATATGCGAGTAACCAGTTAAGCGGGCGTTAATTTCTATCGCATAGACCTCATCATCAGGCGTAACTATGAGGTCGACCCCAAACACTCCTTTATAGCCATGGCTGGAGAGCTCCGAACCGATGACTGAGGCGATTTCCTGAGCCCGGTGCTGGACGATATCGGGATAATCAGCACCAATTTCACCGCCACACCAGCGCGTCACACCCTCGATTTTTGTATTACACAGATATTTACTATCGACTAGTTGACGTTGTATACCGCCGCTAAAAATACCGTATTTTGTAATGCAAACCTGTATACTCGAGATTTCACCGTGTATAAACTGCGAAGCCACTACAGTTCTTCCTTGGGAAAACTTTTTCAAAGATTTAACTGCATCGACGTAGTCGTTCTCGTTATGAATTGCGTATGTCCCTTTCGACCCAGATGACTCTTCGTCTTGAAGCATAAATGCTCCTGCAAATCGATCTCGTAAATCTCGATACGAAGCTGCTCTATCCAGCTCGTTCATGTATTTAATCTCGTAGTCGGGAATACGAATCAAATCGGCAAATTCATCACGGAAATATCGCTTGTTTTCATAGGCATGAGCAATCGTGGGCGAGTTCATCAAAAAAGCAAGCGGGTTTATCTTGTATGGAGGATCAAGCGGTGAATAAAGAGGGTATTTGCGTCGTGGATCAGCCTTAAACATTTCAACAAATTTCTTTACAATGACATACTTGCTGATATTCTCTCCGAGAAATGCGTTCTTCAGATTCATAGAAACGGTTCGGCCTCTAAGCGGTATATCTTTCAACCAATCTTGTTTCCGTGGCGTGACTATCTGAAAGTCATCAAAAAGTCTATCTAACACCAAAAAGTTGTACGGATCAGCGCTGATAACACCAATAGGCTGGTTGACATTATAATCGATTGCAAGCTTGTGTTTAACCATACGTGATTAGTCCTTTGTTAGTGTAATACGAAATGCGCAAACCGAGAATTAATTTATTATAGCACTTTTGTGTTTTATATGCTATATCATTGTACCTATAACAAATTGTCGAACATGAGGGGAGCAAGATGAACGGGCAAACCTTCTGATGGGTATTCGTGAATTTTAAATCCCGGTGAGCTATTTATTTCAAGTAACGGAACGTAGTTACCCTCAGGTGGTTTCGTAATATCGGCACATATAATATCAAACCCAGCAACAAATAACCCCATCTGACTTGTTATATGACACGCCGTATCAATCCATGCCTGATTGACTTTTTCCGTGACATTTGCCGCCTCACCCCCTGCACTCACACTCTCAATGTCTGATATCCGGACTGTTTCGTGCTCAAGTGGAACTCGGCTAAGTGCCTCACCCCCTAGATATCTTTCTACTGCCGGACCCTTTACTTTCTTTAGCGGGGTATCTGACCCGTCACCACGTCTTGGGTCGGCATTTAGACGTACGACTAATTGTTCGATTGTTGAGACACCGTCCCCAATAACCTGCGCCGCTCGTCGCTCAGTCACTACAGGAACTGTGCCATTAAGCACAAATATGCGATACAACTTCCCTTCTATCTGGTTTTGAGCGATAGCTCGCCCCGAGGGGCTGAATTCTTTTGCCGTGCCAACTGCTTCGATTAGCCGGTCGATTG encodes:
- a CDS encoding DUF192 domain-containing protein yields the protein MQNHSSVTLNHGNYSYNLEKAVSPALREKGLGDRKNLAKGKGMLFVFETPEKVCFWMKDMKFSIDIIWLDAQKRVTHIEQAVSPSTYPQSYCPDQPAKYVIELNTGEAARSGIHTGQTLSF
- a CDS encoding ATP-grasp domain-containing protein; amino-acid sequence: MVKHKLAIDYNVNQPIGVISADPYNFLVLDRLFDDFQIVTPRKQDWLKDIPLRGRTVSMNLKNAFLGENISKYVIVKKFVEMFKADPRRKYPLYSPLDPPYKINPLAFLMNSPTIAHAYENKRYFRDEFADLIRIPDYEIKYMNELDRAASYRDLRDRFAGAFMLQDEESSGSKGTYAIHNENDYVDAVKSLKKFSQGRTVVASQFIHGEISSIQVCITKYGIFSGGIQRQLVDSKYLCNTKIEGVTRWCGGEIGADYPDIVQHRAQEIASVIGSELSSHGYKGVFGVDLIVTPDDEVYAIEINARLTGYSHIISDMQMMNDKIPFMLLHVLELGNFRYEVTGNDALPSAARYKKPGSLLILNNQSDEDIILKKHIRPGVYKLVGNRVEFVKEGYSLKDARAEDTMLIFCRHNEGEIIGKGKRILKIMKLGKTIAKGDLNLKTQQLVQAIKETFELPG